A DNA window from Streptomyces canus contains the following coding sequences:
- a CDS encoding ArsR/SmtB family transcription factor, with translation MSTPRHRTAPEHTHPDDVPVLTALAALADPVRLTLLRELAGSPEWSRACGTFDVPVGKAGLSHHFAVLRAAGLVEQRDEGPRRVNRLRRAEFDARFPGLLELVLRPDS, from the coding sequence ATGAGCACGCCCCGGCACCGGACCGCCCCCGAGCACACCCACCCGGACGACGTCCCGGTGCTCACCGCGCTCGCCGCGCTCGCCGATCCCGTCCGTCTGACCCTGCTGCGGGAGCTGGCGGGCTCGCCGGAGTGGAGCCGGGCCTGCGGCACCTTCGACGTGCCCGTCGGCAAGGCGGGGCTCAGCCACCACTTCGCGGTGCTGCGCGCCGCCGGGCTCGTGGAGCAGCGGGACGAGGGACCGAGGCGCGTCAACCGGCTCCGGCGCGCGGAGTTCGACGCCCGCTTCCCGGGACTGCTGGAACTCGTGCTCCGACCGGACTCCTGA
- a CDS encoding quinone oxidoreductase family protein, giving the protein MRAVEIQEYGGPEALKVVEADVPEPGPGQVSVDVAYAGVNFADLKARSEGYRVPGLPFVPGLEVSGRVRALGEGVTGLSVGQEVTAALTVGGGYADVAVADTVNVFPLPPGVGLRTAATLPAVLPTAYALVHTVGRLRAGEAVLVQGAAGGIGTVTGQLAKAAGATVYGVVSGEAKAAYAREHGYDEVFVGDFEQAVREATGGRGVDLALDPVGGDTLRASLASLAVYGRLISFGNASGAPAWTVGQPELYPLGLSVGGFSILTLAQTAPAELRTLSERAFATVADGTVSLPVTAEFGLEEAAEAHRLMGARTSTGKLLLRVGG; this is encoded by the coding sequence ATGCGCGCGGTCGAGATCCAGGAGTACGGCGGTCCCGAGGCCCTCAAGGTCGTCGAGGCGGACGTCCCCGAGCCGGGCCCCGGTCAGGTGAGCGTCGACGTGGCCTACGCCGGGGTGAACTTCGCCGATCTCAAGGCGCGTTCGGAGGGCTACCGGGTGCCGGGGCTGCCGTTCGTCCCCGGCCTGGAGGTGTCCGGGCGGGTCCGGGCGCTGGGAGAGGGCGTGACCGGTCTGAGCGTCGGCCAGGAGGTGACCGCCGCCCTGACGGTGGGCGGCGGCTACGCGGACGTGGCCGTGGCCGACACGGTCAACGTCTTCCCGCTCCCGCCCGGCGTCGGGCTGCGTACGGCGGCCACCCTGCCGGCGGTCCTCCCGACGGCGTACGCCCTCGTGCACACCGTCGGTCGGCTCCGGGCGGGAGAGGCGGTCCTGGTCCAGGGCGCGGCGGGCGGAATCGGCACGGTGACCGGCCAGTTGGCGAAGGCGGCCGGCGCCACGGTGTACGGCGTGGTGTCCGGCGAGGCCAAGGCGGCGTACGCCCGCGAGCACGGGTACGACGAGGTGTTCGTCGGCGACTTCGAGCAGGCGGTACGGGAGGCGACCGGCGGGCGCGGGGTCGACCTGGCCCTGGACCCGGTCGGCGGCGACACCCTCCGCGCCTCCCTGGCCTCCCTCGCGGTCTACGGCCGCCTGATCTCCTTCGGCAACGCGAGCGGGGCGCCGGCGTGGACCGTGGGCCAGCCCGAGCTGTACCCCCTCGGCCTCTCCGTCGGCGGATTCTCCATCCTCACGCTCGCGCAGACGGCCCCGGCCGAGCTGCGGACGCTGTCCGAGCGGGCGTTCGCGACGGTGGCCGACGGCACGGTGTCCCTGCCGGTGACCGCCGAGTTCGGCCTCGAGGAGGCGGCGGAGGCGCACCGGCTGATGGGGGCGCGGACGAGCACGGGCAAGCTCCTGCTGAGGGTCGGCGGCTGA
- a CDS encoding transglutaminase-like domain-containing protein, which produces MSLSFYAAQSTFSDPGDLASLYSDLPQDVGQLARLVRDVMIHRVEGELFGHTHPADRLHNDAESRYIDDVLRILVERNDAPLTVRRDPDDRFVGTCRDFTLLHISLLRHVGIPARLRSGFADYFWPTRFHGDHVVTEYWDEKRGWSLADAQLTDPDITANWPVDFDPMDVPRSRFLVAGEAWRAIREGGADETEFGLHRPTEGPFFGERFVAGNIRLDLAALNKVETLLWDVWGEDEGEPGTPLPEASREFYDRVAPVVSGDVSFEAARKLFAEDDVLRTPRTVTCYAPFNGPSLVTLR; this is translated from the coding sequence GTGTCCCTTTCCTTCTACGCCGCCCAGAGCACGTTCTCCGACCCGGGCGATCTCGCCTCTCTCTACAGCGACTTACCGCAAGACGTCGGCCAACTGGCCCGTCTGGTACGGGATGTGATGATCCATCGCGTCGAGGGCGAGCTCTTCGGGCACACCCATCCGGCCGACCGCCTGCACAACGACGCCGAGTCCCGCTACATCGACGACGTCCTGCGCATCCTCGTCGAGCGGAACGACGCCCCGCTGACCGTGCGCCGCGACCCCGACGACCGGTTCGTCGGGACCTGCCGCGACTTCACGCTGCTCCACATCTCTCTGCTGCGCCATGTCGGCATCCCGGCCCGGCTGCGGTCCGGGTTCGCCGACTACTTCTGGCCGACCCGCTTCCACGGTGACCACGTGGTCACCGAGTACTGGGACGAGAAGCGGGGCTGGTCGCTCGCGGACGCGCAGCTGACCGACCCCGACATCACCGCCAACTGGCCCGTGGACTTCGACCCGATGGATGTCCCCCGGTCACGTTTCCTTGTCGCCGGGGAGGCCTGGCGGGCGATCCGGGAGGGCGGGGCGGACGAGACGGAGTTCGGGCTGCACCGGCCGACCGAGGGGCCCTTCTTCGGTGAGCGGTTCGTGGCCGGGAACATCCGGCTCGACCTCGCCGCGCTGAACAAGGTGGAGACGCTGCTGTGGGACGTCTGGGGTGAGGACGAGGGCGAGCCGGGGACGCCGTTGCCCGAGGCGTCGCGGGAGTTCTACGACCGGGTGGCGCCTGTGGTGAGCGGGGACGTGTCGTTCGAGGCCGCGCGGAAGCTGTTCGCCGAGGACGACGTGTTGCGCACGCCCCGGACGGTGACCTGTTACGCGCCGTTCAACGGACCCAGCCTGGTGACCCTGCGCTAA
- a CDS encoding PucR family transcriptional regulator, with protein MPALTLREVLALDPVRAAEPQLLAGHTALDRPVRWVHSSEVYEGANFLDGGELLLTNGFGLMDADDEVRRRYVRELASRGVAGLAVEVGRSLPAMPAEVVDEARRRELPLLAMHRVVPFVRITEAANRAIVARGLSGRAVVRPWGDDHTAALLADLADRAALNQPEVEARAALAGFHPGPGARLIGVSLHGTREVGTVDRAVRLLGGAGVLRAAFPGDVLALLSLPGARPGDPVKAVQEAFRTTSAPGLTVAVGHAVAEGSGWLRWSDTLRAARTTLELALTVPAAEPASPDGPLVTSSRALALERELTRGGVDANRERLTALVQHALGPLLAWEAAHPSDLVRTLETHLRNGCSPTRTAALLHIGRQSLYQRLDRIGSLLDLDINDPDLLGELLTATCAHRVVREGARVRDQCGSAARVRPAPAHPHPAYQRTA; from the coding sequence GTGCCCGCACTCACCCTCCGGGAAGTCCTGGCCCTGGATCCCGTCCGCGCCGCCGAGCCCCAGCTGCTGGCCGGACACACCGCTCTGGACCGCCCGGTGCGCTGGGTCCACTCCAGCGAGGTCTACGAGGGCGCGAACTTCCTGGACGGCGGCGAGCTGCTGCTCACCAACGGTTTCGGGCTGATGGACGCCGACGACGAGGTCCGCCGTCGCTACGTCCGCGAGCTGGCCTCCCGGGGTGTCGCCGGGCTGGCCGTGGAGGTCGGGCGGTCCCTGCCTGCGATGCCCGCCGAGGTGGTCGACGAGGCCCGCCGCCGTGAGCTGCCGCTCCTGGCGATGCACCGGGTCGTGCCCTTCGTCCGGATCACGGAGGCCGCCAACCGGGCGATCGTGGCCCGCGGGCTGTCGGGCCGTGCGGTCGTACGGCCATGGGGCGACGACCATACGGCGGCCCTGCTCGCCGACCTGGCCGACCGGGCGGCGCTGAACCAGCCGGAGGTGGAGGCGCGGGCGGCGCTCGCGGGCTTCCATCCCGGCCCCGGTGCCCGGCTGATCGGGGTGTCCCTGCACGGCACGCGGGAGGTCGGGACGGTCGACCGCGCGGTACGGCTGCTCGGCGGTGCGGGCGTGCTGCGGGCCGCGTTCCCCGGGGACGTGCTGGCGCTGCTGTCCCTGCCCGGGGCGCGCCCCGGTGACCCGGTGAAGGCGGTCCAGGAGGCCTTTCGTACGACGTCCGCCCCTGGCCTGACGGTGGCCGTAGGTCACGCTGTCGCCGAGGGCAGCGGCTGGCTGCGCTGGAGCGACACGCTGCGGGCGGCCCGTACGACACTGGAACTGGCACTGACCGTGCCCGCGGCCGAACCGGCCTCCCCCGACGGCCCGTTGGTGACCTCGTCCCGGGCCCTGGCGCTGGAACGCGAACTGACGCGGGGCGGGGTGGACGCCAACCGGGAACGCCTCACGGCGCTGGTGCAGCACGCCCTGGGGCCGTTGCTGGCCTGGGAGGCGGCTCACCCGAGCGACCTGGTCCGCACCCTGGAGACCCACCTCCGCAACGGCTGCTCCCCTACCCGCACCGCGGCGCTGCTCCACATCGGCCGCCAGTCTCTGTACCAACGCCTGGACCGCATCGGGTCGTTGCTGGACCTGGACATCAACGACCCGGACCTGCTGGGAGAGCTGCTGACCGCGACATGTGCGCACCGGGTCGTACGGGAAGGGGCACGGGTCCGTGACCAGTGCGGCTCTGCCGCGCGGGTGCGGCCGGCCCCCGCGCACCCGCACCCGGCGTACCAGCGAACCGCTTAG
- a CDS encoding RNA-guided endonuclease InsQ/TnpB family protein has product MAEAAGADGAGHARYAFRLRVSSTARTLLLAEWDRCRWIWNECCAKSKQTHLWNKNRPEGVDQRTCGPAQLDKMLTEARKANAWLREGSSVPQQQLIRDFGKSRGKAQKDIRERLPMHRRAGMPKWKKKREALPTLNYTKRGFRLKDGKLHLAGGIVLTPVWSRELPAEPSSVRVHQDCVGHWYASFVVPAEIQLLPETGAVIGIDWGVKETATTTSDAHDLPHAEHGKKARTKLTRYDRMMARRKPKKGRAGSKGYREAKKLRSKACKKVARQRQDTGRKWAKRVVRDHDAIAVEDFKPNFLARTTMARKAADAAIGTTKQALIEMGRKHGRAVHLVHPAHTTMDCARCGARTKHALPLSERTYACTACRAVSPRDKNSARVMLVRAGLDPAGADRVRPGGALPCLAA; this is encoded by the coding sequence GTGGCGGAAGCAGCAGGGGCCGACGGAGCGGGGCATGCCCGGTACGCCTTCCGTCTGCGTGTGTCGTCCACCGCCCGCACGCTGCTGCTGGCGGAGTGGGACCGGTGCCGGTGGATCTGGAACGAGTGCTGTGCGAAGTCGAAGCAGACGCACCTGTGGAACAAGAACCGGCCTGAAGGCGTGGACCAGCGCACCTGCGGTCCGGCTCAGCTCGACAAGATGCTGACCGAAGCCCGTAAGGCGAACGCGTGGCTGCGTGAGGGTTCCAGCGTTCCGCAGCAGCAGTTGATCCGCGACTTCGGCAAGTCCAGGGGCAAGGCGCAGAAGGACATCAGGGAACGGCTGCCCATGCACCGCCGGGCCGGCATGCCGAAGTGGAAGAAGAAGCGCGAGGCGCTGCCCACTCTCAACTACACCAAGCGCGGCTTCCGCCTCAAGGACGGCAAGCTGCACCTCGCGGGCGGGATCGTGCTGACGCCCGTGTGGTCGCGGGAACTCCCGGCCGAACCGTCCAGCGTCCGTGTCCATCAGGACTGCGTGGGGCACTGGTACGCCAGCTTCGTCGTCCCGGCGGAAATCCAACTGCTGCCCGAAACGGGAGCAGTGATCGGCATCGACTGGGGCGTGAAGGAGACCGCGACCACCACCAGCGACGCGCACGACCTGCCCCACGCCGAGCACGGCAAGAAGGCCCGGACGAAGCTGACCCGGTACGACCGGATGATGGCCCGGCGCAAGCCGAAGAAGGGGCGGGCCGGATCGAAGGGCTATCGCGAAGCGAAGAAGCTGCGGTCCAAGGCATGCAAGAAGGTGGCCCGGCAGCGGCAGGACACCGGCCGCAAGTGGGCCAAGCGCGTGGTCCGCGACCACGACGCCATCGCTGTGGAGGACTTCAAGCCGAATTTCCTGGCCAGGACGACCATGGCGCGCAAGGCCGCCGACGCGGCGATCGGCACCACCAAACAGGCCCTGATCGAGATGGGCCGCAAGCACGGCCGTGCCGTGCACCTGGTACACCCCGCGCACACCACGATGGACTGCGCACGGTGCGGAGCGAGAACCAAGCACGCACTACCCCTCTCGGAACGAACATATGCCTGCACCGCGTGCAGAGCCGTGTCCCCTAGGGACAAGAACTCGGCACGCGTCATGCTGGTCCGGGCAGGCCTCGACCCGGCTGGTGCTGATCGCGTAAGACCAGGCGGGGCGCTGCCCTGCCTGGCAGCGTGA
- a CDS encoding nucleoside deaminase — protein sequence MDPIDVDQVTIRTWLATAVEEARAGLAEGGIPIGAALYGADGTLLGRGHNRRVQDDDPSMHAETAAFRAAGRQRSYRGTTMVTTLSPCWYCSGLVRQFGIGRVVVGEAATFHGGHDWLAEHGVEIVLVDDPECVRLMRDFIERNPALWNEDIGE from the coding sequence ATGGACCCAATCGACGTGGACCAGGTGACCATACGCACCTGGCTCGCCACCGCCGTCGAGGAGGCCCGCGCCGGGCTCGCCGAGGGCGGCATCCCCATCGGGGCCGCGCTCTACGGCGCCGACGGCACCCTCCTCGGGCGCGGCCACAACCGGCGCGTCCAGGACGACGACCCCTCCATGCACGCGGAGACGGCCGCTTTCCGGGCGGCGGGACGGCAGCGGTCGTATCGCGGCACGACGATGGTGACCACCCTCTCGCCGTGCTGGTACTGCTCCGGTCTGGTCCGGCAGTTCGGGATCGGGCGGGTCGTCGTCGGGGAGGCCGCCACCTTCCACGGCGGGCACGACTGGCTGGCCGAGCACGGTGTGGAGATCGTGCTCGTCGACGATCCCGAGTGCGTCCGTCTGATGCGCGACTTCATCGAGAGGAACCCGGCACTGTGGAACGAGGACATCGGTGAATGA
- a CDS encoding isopenicillin N synthase family dioxygenase: MNDTPQPRIPTIDLRPWLSGDPDARTAVARTLDEALQTAGFFLVTGHGVDPALRSRIREAARTFFRMPVDVKQPYSAKVGGRGWLGPGAEANGYSEGTETPPDLKESLTFATHEPFEDPVVNAEWYAPNVWPAEVPELQTLCEEYLERMAELEKRLLSLLGEALGLEPDFFSRHMDHPTYGFNINWYPGTEVIGEPQPGQFRIGPHTDFGTVTILDRQAGKGGLQVFTDEGGWEDAPFDPDAFTINIGDLMARWTGDRWRSGRHRVLPPPADAPAEELMSLVYFGECTPGTTVEAVPAPVGRVAHEPVDSHVYLRAKLDSITVD, translated from the coding sequence GTGAATGACACCCCCCAACCCCGCATCCCGACCATCGACCTGCGGCCCTGGCTCTCCGGGGACCCCGACGCCCGCACCGCCGTCGCCCGCACCCTGGACGAGGCCCTCCAGACCGCCGGGTTCTTCCTGGTCACCGGACACGGCGTCGACCCGGCGCTGCGCTCCCGGATCCGGGAGGCCGCGCGGACGTTCTTCCGGATGCCCGTGGACGTCAAGCAGCCGTACTCCGCGAAGGTCGGCGGCCGCGGCTGGCTCGGTCCCGGCGCCGAGGCCAACGGCTACTCGGAGGGCACCGAGACCCCGCCGGACCTGAAGGAGTCCCTGACCTTCGCCACCCACGAGCCCTTCGAGGACCCGGTCGTCAACGCGGAGTGGTACGCGCCGAACGTCTGGCCCGCCGAGGTGCCCGAGCTCCAGACGCTGTGCGAGGAGTACCTGGAGCGGATGGCCGAGCTGGAGAAGCGGCTTCTGTCACTCCTCGGCGAGGCCCTCGGGCTCGAACCCGACTTCTTCTCCCGGCACATGGACCATCCGACGTACGGCTTCAACATCAACTGGTACCCGGGCACGGAGGTGATCGGGGAGCCGCAGCCGGGCCAGTTCCGCATCGGCCCGCACACCGACTTCGGCACGGTGACGATCCTCGACCGGCAGGCCGGCAAGGGCGGGCTCCAGGTGTTCACGGACGAGGGCGGCTGGGAGGACGCGCCCTTCGACCCGGACGCCTTCACCATCAACATCGGTGATTTGATGGCCCGTTGGACGGGAGACCGGTGGCGGTCCGGACGGCACCGGGTGCTGCCGCCCCCGGCCGACGCGCCCGCCGAGGAGCTGATGTCCCTCGTCTACTTCGGTGAGTGCACCCCGGGCACGACCGTCGAGGCGGTACCGGCACCGGTCGGGCGGGTGGCGCACGAACCCGTCGACTCCCACGTGTACTTGAGGGCGAAGCTGGACTCGATCACGGTCGACTGA
- a CDS encoding purine-cytosine permease family protein, whose protein sequence is MTTAPADSAGTLAPAYGDKVIAVESAGSEPIPESERHGGPLQLLWTWASPNIEFATVFIGVIAVLFFGLSFWQATAAIVLGTALGALTQGVLSLDGPRFGVPQMVIGRLSFGHRGNILPAAANGLVAGVGWFAVNSVSAAFALNTLTGLRPLPSLLLVVAAEILIGFIGHNFVHVFEKYAFPALAVIFLLAGVWTFKDAHLGGGGTGGGIGGFLLAFSAAWGYAAGWNPYASDYSRYLPRTANKARTVLYPALGLFLSVTVVAVIGAASATIVAPKDATPTAAFTGHLPGWLGDLVLLAIILGAISANALNVYSGAISIASFGLNLPAWLSRSVLVVVSGVAGTAAAWASLSDAGAAYEAFLLVIAYWVAPWLGVVLVERWLRARVPQEQSAARLTDRSFTNWPGLAALLIGVAVSVPLFSNQEDYVGYVPEHWPSFGDITPVVGFALSALLYAALRRRSPAR, encoded by the coding sequence ATGACGACAGCTCCCGCCGACTCCGCCGGCACCCTCGCCCCCGCCTATGGTGACAAGGTCATCGCCGTCGAGTCGGCGGGCTCGGAACCCATCCCCGAGTCCGAACGCCACGGCGGTCCGCTGCAACTGCTGTGGACCTGGGCCTCTCCGAACATCGAGTTCGCGACCGTCTTCATAGGTGTGATCGCGGTCCTCTTCTTCGGTCTGAGCTTCTGGCAGGCCACGGCTGCCATCGTGCTCGGCACCGCGCTCGGCGCGCTCACCCAGGGCGTGCTGTCCCTGGACGGGCCGCGGTTCGGGGTGCCGCAGATGGTGATCGGCCGCCTCTCCTTCGGCCACCGCGGCAACATCCTGCCCGCCGCGGCCAACGGCCTGGTGGCGGGCGTCGGCTGGTTCGCGGTCAACAGTGTGAGCGCGGCCTTCGCGCTCAACACCCTGACCGGGCTACGACCGCTGCCGTCCCTCCTCCTCGTGGTGGCCGCCGAGATCCTCATCGGTTTCATCGGCCACAACTTCGTCCACGTCTTCGAGAAGTACGCCTTCCCCGCCCTCGCGGTGATCTTCCTGCTGGCCGGGGTGTGGACCTTCAAGGACGCGCACCTCGGCGGGGGCGGCACGGGCGGCGGAATCGGCGGCTTCCTGCTCGCGTTCAGCGCGGCCTGGGGCTACGCGGCCGGCTGGAACCCGTACGCCTCGGACTACTCGCGCTATCTCCCCCGTACGGCGAACAAGGCCAGGACGGTCCTGTACCCGGCGCTCGGCCTGTTCCTGTCGGTCACCGTGGTCGCGGTGATCGGCGCGGCCTCGGCGACCATCGTGGCCCCCAAGGACGCGACCCCGACGGCGGCCTTCACCGGCCATCTCCCGGGCTGGCTCGGCGACCTGGTGCTGCTCGCGATCATCCTGGGCGCGATCTCGGCGAACGCCCTCAACGTGTACTCCGGCGCGATCTCCATCGCCTCCTTCGGCCTGAACCTGCCCGCCTGGCTGAGCCGGAGCGTGCTGGTCGTGGTGTCCGGGGTCGCCGGTACGGCGGCGGCGTGGGCGTCGCTCTCGGACGCGGGGGCGGCGTACGAGGCGTTCCTGCTGGTGATCGCGTACTGGGTGGCGCCGTGGCTGGGTGTGGTCCTGGTGGAGCGGTGGCTGCGGGCGCGGGTGCCCCAGGAGCAGTCGGCGGCCCGTCTGACCGACCGCTCCTTCACCAACTGGCCGGGTCTTGCGGCCCTGTTGATCGGCGTGGCGGTCTCCGTGCCGCTCTTCTCCAACCAGGAGGACTACGTCGGCTACGTACCGGAGCACTGGCCGTCGTTCGGGGACATCACCCCCGTGGTCGGCTTCGCGCTGAGCGCGCTGCTGTACGCGGCGCTGCGCAGGCGGTCACCGGCGCGATGA
- a CDS encoding PLD nuclease N-terminal domain-containing protein, producing MFRLLMYLIPLALTIYAFIDCLNTPEDEAKHLPKIAWVFIILLFWIVGPVAWLAAGKLRTPPPNGRTPSEWHRNHRMQYVAPDDNPEFLNSLKADHKKDEALLKDWEADLRRREEELKRRESGEDPKDAT from the coding sequence ATGTTCCGGCTGCTGATGTACCTGATCCCGCTGGCGCTGACGATCTACGCGTTCATCGACTGCCTCAACACCCCCGAGGACGAGGCCAAGCACCTTCCCAAGATCGCTTGGGTCTTCATCATCCTGCTGTTCTGGATCGTCGGCCCCGTAGCCTGGCTCGCGGCCGGCAAGCTGCGCACCCCGCCGCCGAACGGCCGCACCCCCTCGGAGTGGCACCGCAACCACCGCATGCAGTACGTCGCTCCCGACGACAACCCCGAGTTCCTGAACTCCCTCAAGGCGGACCACAAGAAGGACGAGGCGCTCCTCAAGGACTGGGAGGCCGACCTGCGCCGCCGCGAGGAGGAGCTGAAGCGCCGCGAGTCCGGGGAGGACCCCAAGGACGCCACCTGA
- a CDS encoding menaquinone biosynthesis decarboxylase, producing the protein MAYDDLRSLLRALEREGDLKRIKAEVDPYLEVGEIVDRVQKAGGPALLFENVRGSAMPLAMNVFGTDRRLLKALGLKSYGDISEKIGGLLRPELPHGFVGVREAFGKLGAMTHVPPKKVKSGDAPVQEVVLTGDDVDLDRLPALFTWPQDGGSFFNLGLTHTKDPESGIRNLGLYRLQRHDKRTIGMHWQIHKDSRNHYQVAARRGERLPVAIAFGCPPAVTYASTAPLPGDIDEYLFAGFIAGKRIEMVDCKTVPLQVPAQAEVVIEGWLEPGEMLPEGPFGDHTGFYTPQEPFPALKIDCVTMRKRPLLQSIVVGRPPTEDGPLGRATERFFLPLLKIIVPDIVDYHLPEAGGFHNCAIVSIDKKYPKHAQKVMHAVWGAHMMSLTKLIVVVDSDCDVHDLHEVAWRALGNTDYARDLSVVEGPVDHLDHASYQQFWGGKAGIDATRKWPEEGYTRDGGWPDMVLSDPETAAKVDRRWKEYGL; encoded by the coding sequence ATGGCTTACGACGATCTTCGCTCCCTGCTCAGGGCACTGGAACGCGAGGGAGACCTCAAGCGGATCAAGGCCGAGGTCGACCCGTATCTCGAGGTCGGGGAGATCGTCGACCGGGTGCAGAAGGCGGGCGGTCCCGCGCTGCTCTTCGAGAACGTCCGCGGGTCCGCGATGCCGCTCGCCATGAACGTCTTCGGGACCGACCGGCGGCTCCTGAAAGCCCTCGGCCTGAAGTCGTACGGCGACATCTCCGAGAAGATCGGCGGACTGCTGCGGCCCGAACTGCCGCACGGCTTCGTGGGCGTGCGCGAGGCGTTCGGGAAGCTCGGCGCGATGACACACGTACCGCCGAAGAAGGTGAAGTCCGGGGACGCCCCGGTCCAGGAGGTCGTCCTCACCGGCGACGACGTCGATCTCGACCGGCTCCCCGCCCTCTTCACCTGGCCACAGGACGGCGGGTCCTTCTTCAACCTGGGCCTGACCCACACCAAGGACCCGGAGTCCGGGATCCGCAACCTCGGTCTGTACCGCCTGCAACGCCACGACAAGCGCACGATCGGCATGCACTGGCAGATCCACAAGGACAGCCGCAACCACTACCAGGTCGCGGCCCGGCGGGGCGAACGCCTCCCGGTGGCCATCGCCTTCGGCTGCCCGCCCGCGGTCACCTACGCCTCCACGGCCCCGCTCCCCGGCGACATCGACGAGTACCTCTTCGCCGGGTTCATCGCGGGCAAGCGGATCGAGATGGTGGACTGCAAGACGGTCCCGCTCCAGGTCCCGGCGCAGGCCGAGGTGGTCATCGAGGGGTGGCTGGAGCCGGGCGAGATGCTGCCGGAGGGCCCCTTCGGCGACCACACCGGGTTCTACACCCCGCAGGAGCCGTTCCCGGCGCTGAAGATCGACTGCGTGACGATGCGGAAGCGGCCGCTGCTCCAGTCGATCGTCGTAGGCCGCCCCCCGACCGAGGACGGACCGCTGGGCCGTGCGACAGAACGGTTCTTTCTCCCGTTGCTGAAGATCATCGTGCCGGACATCGTGGACTACCACCTGCCCGAGGCGGGCGGTTTCCACAACTGCGCGATCGTCTCGATCGACAAGAAGTACCCCAAGCACGCGCAGAAGGTGATGCACGCGGTCTGGGGGGCACACATGATGTCCCTGACCAAGCTGATCGTGGTCGTCGACTCCGACTGCGACGTGCACGATCTGCACGAGGTCGCCTGGCGAGCCCTTGGCAACACGGACTACGCCCGTGATCTCTCGGTCGTCGAGGGACCCGTCGATCACCTCGACCATGCCTCCTACCAGCAGTTCTGGGGCGGCAAGGCGGGCATCGACGCGACGAGGAAGTGGCCCGAGGAGGGCTACACACGGGACGGCGGCTGGCCCGACATGGTGCTGTCCGACCCGGAGACGGCGGCGAAGGTCGACCGCCGGTGGAAGGAGTACGGCCTGTGA
- the mqnP gene encoding menaquinone biosynthesis prenyltransferase MqnP: MSSASAALPQPGRTKAFLRLVMIEHSVFALPFAYIAALTAMFEWDRNIHWGRLLLVTICMVGLRTFAMAVNRIIDREIDARNPRTAQRELVTGAMSVKHAWTGALVAVVVFLGSAALLNPLCLALAPVAVIPMVVYPYGKRFTNFPQAILGLAQAMGPVGGWLAITGSWSWDAVVLGLAVGIWIGGFDLIYACQDVETDREIGVMSVPARFGIPAAIWGARVCHFLTMSLLIWYAVATEAGGFFWVGLMIVAGAFVYEHSIVRPHDLSRLNRAFFSVNGFIGIALFVCALLDLLVRGLTV; the protein is encoded by the coding sequence GTGAGCAGCGCCTCCGCGGCACTCCCGCAACCGGGACGCACGAAAGCCTTCCTGCGGCTGGTGATGATCGAGCACTCGGTCTTCGCGCTGCCGTTCGCGTACATCGCCGCGCTCACCGCGATGTTCGAGTGGGACCGGAACATCCACTGGGGGCGGCTGCTCCTGGTGACGATCTGCATGGTCGGCCTGCGCACCTTCGCGATGGCGGTCAACCGGATCATCGACCGGGAGATCGACGCGCGGAACCCCCGGACGGCACAGCGCGAGCTGGTCACCGGTGCGATGTCGGTGAAGCACGCCTGGACCGGTGCGCTGGTCGCGGTCGTGGTGTTCCTCGGCTCGGCGGCGCTGCTGAACCCGCTGTGCCTGGCGCTGGCCCCGGTCGCCGTCATCCCGATGGTGGTCTACCCGTACGGCAAGCGGTTCACGAACTTCCCCCAGGCCATCCTGGGTCTCGCCCAGGCCATGGGACCGGTGGGCGGCTGGCTCGCGATCACCGGGTCCTGGTCCTGGGACGCGGTCGTCCTGGGCCTCGCCGTCGGCATCTGGATCGGCGGGTTCGACCTGATCTACGCCTGCCAGGACGTGGAGACGGACCGGGAGATCGGCGTCATGTCGGTGCCGGCGCGCTTCGGTATCCCCGCGGCGATCTGGGGTGCCCGGGTCTGTCACTTCCTGACGATGTCCCTCCTCATCTGGTACGCCGTCGCCACGGAGGCGGGCGGGTTCTTCTGGGTGGGTCTGATGATCGTCGCCGGTGCGTTCGTCTACGAGCACTCGATCGTGCGGCCGCATGATCTGTCCCGCCTGAACCGGGCGTTCTTCAGCGTCAACGGCTTCATCGGGATTGCCCTGTTCGTGTGTGCGCTGCTGGATCTGCTGGTGCGGGGACTGACGGTCTGA